A genomic window from Vitis riparia cultivar Riparia Gloire de Montpellier isolate 1030 chromosome 18, EGFV_Vit.rip_1.0, whole genome shotgun sequence includes:
- the LOC117907278 gene encoding G-type lectin S-receptor-like serine/threonine-protein kinase LECRK1 translates to MVVIILFLLFISEFSTTTGQLGNSSITLGSSLSPTGPSNWSSHSGQFAFGFYQKGNGYAVGIWFNRISRRTVIWTANRDAAPLSRDVQLIFTSDGKLILQQNQGESIAIVDRDLPPASSASMLDDGNFVLKNSSSSVIWQSFDTPTDTILPGQPLLAGQKLVSSVSETNHSAGKFQLIMQSDGNLVQYPIDVAKPETAYWNTSTFTAGATVSLNLDVNGKLYLRNGTGFNIMNLYEGSPFSTGIYRLTIDADGILRLYSSSSDQNGDWTVEWSPTTNKCVPRGLCGLNGYCLLTNQNPQCVCLPGFYLTKPGQNNSDCERNVSMSKNGDIEYNIIALEDITWEDDPYSVLSMARQACIENCLSDGNCEAALYKNQQCRKQTLPLRFGSQEGGVTTLFKVGNFSSVGKESRKELRIIVILSTSISFFLAISGVVIYRYAYKRVSNQGNDRWAEDVALRPFKYHELEKATNGFRDEVGKGAFGTVFKGAISNGKTVAIKRLEKMMAEGEWEFQNEMKSIGRTHHKNLVRLLGYCHDGSNRLLVYEYMTNGSLADFLFKSERKPIWEERIEIALSVARGILYLHEECETQIIHCDIKPENILMDEKGCAKIADFGLAKLLMHNQTRTYTGIRGTRGYIAPEWHRNLPITVKADVYSFGIMLMEIICCRRSLELNLSENEVVLVDYVYDCFEARELDKLVRDEEVDGMKLQRMVKVGLWCIQDEPSVRPLMKKVVLMMEGTVDIPAPPRASFASSMSREAHS, encoded by the coding sequence ATGGTTGTGATTATTCTGTTTCTTCTCTTCATCTCTGAATTCTCTACAACAACAGGACAACTAGGGAATTCAAGCATTACCCTGggctcttctctctctcccactGGCCCCTCGAATTGGTCTTCACATTCTGGTCAGTTTGCCTTTGGATTCTACCAAAAAGGCAATGGCTACGCTGTTGGCATCTGGTTTAACAGAATTTCACGAAGAACAGTCATATGGACTGCAAATCGGGATGCTGCACCACTCTCCCGAGATGTTCAACTGATTTTCACAAGTGACGGCAAGCTCATCTTGCAACAGAATCAAGGGGAAAGCATAGCCATTGTTGACAGAGATCTTCCGCCTGCTTCCTCAGCTTCCATGCTCGATGATGGCAATTTTGTCCTAAAAAATTCAAGCTCCAGTGTCATATGGCAGAGTTTTGATACTCCAACAGACACCATTTTACCAGGGCAGCCTCTTTTGGCGGGGCAAAAGCTGGTCTCAAGCGTTTCTGAGACTAATCACTCGGCTGGAAAATTTCAACTCATTATGCAGAGCGATGGGAACTTGGTTCAATACCCGATAGATGTTGCAAAACCAGAAACAGCATACTGGAATACTTCCACATTCACTGCTGGAGCGACTGTGAGTCTAAATCTTGATGTCAATGGCAAACTCTACCTGCGGAATGGAACTGGCTTTAATATCATGAATCTGTATGAAGGGAGTCCTTTCTCTACAGGTATCTACCGTTTGACCATAGATGCAGATGGTATATTGCGGTTGTATTCTAGCAGTTCGGATCAGAATGGTGATTGGACAGTGGAGTGGTCACCAACCACAAATAAGTGTGTCCCAAGAGGCTTGTGTGGTCTGAATGGGTACTGTCTTCTTACAAATCAGAACCCTCAATGTGTATGTCTTCCTGGTTTCTATCTCACGAAGCCGGGTCAGAATAACTCCGATTGCGAGAGGAATGTCAGCATGAGCAAGAATGGAGATATAGAGTATAATATCATTGCATTGGAAGATATTACATGGGAAGACGACCCCTATTCTGTTCTCTCCATGGCGAGACAGGCTTGCATAGAGAACTGCTTGAGTGACGGTAACTGCGAAGCCGCACTGTACAAAAACCAGCAGTGCAGAAAACAAACGCTTCCATTAAGATTTGGGAGTCAAGAAGGCGGAGTCACAACCTTATTCAAAGTAGGTAATTTTAGTTCGGTAGGCAAAGAAAGCAGGAAGGAGCTGCGAATAATTGTCATCCTAAGCACAAGCATTTCATTTTTCCTAGCAATCTCCGGTGTTGTTATTTACAGGTACGCATACAAAAGGGTCTCGAATCAGGGAAATGATAGATGGGCGGAAGATGTCGCCCTACGACCATTCAAGTACCATGAGCTTGAAAAAGCAACAAATGGGTTCAGGGATGAAGTGGGGAAAGGAGCTTTTGGAACAGTCTTCAAAGGGGCCATATCAAATGGCAAGACAGTCGCCATCAAGAGACTCGAGAAGATGATGGCAGAAGGCGAATGGGAATTCCaaaatgagatgaaatcaattGGGAGAACCCATCACAAGAATCTAGTTCGACTGCTGGGCTACTGCCATGACGGAAGTAATAGGCTTCTTGTCTACGAATACATGACAAATGGATCACTTGCAGATTTCCTCTTCAAGTCCGAAAGAAAGCCAATATGGGAGGAAAGAATTGAAATAGCCCTGAGTGTAGCCAGAGGCATCCTCTATCTGCACGAGGAGTGTGAAACCCAGATCATCCACTGCGACATAAAACCCGAAAACATTCTAATGGACGAGAAAGGGTGCGCAAAAATTGCAGATTTTGGGTTGGCAAAGCTGCTGATGCACAACCAGACCAGGACCTACACAGGAATAAGAGGAACAAGGGGCTATATTGCACCAGAATGGCACAGGAACTTGCCTATAACGGTAAAAGCAGATGTCTACAGCTTCGGGATCATGTTGATGGAAATCATTTGCTGTCGAAGGAGCTTAGAATTGAATCTTTCGGAGAATGAAGTAGTACTTGTAGACTATGTCTACGACTGCTTCGAGGCAAGAGAGCTGGACAAGCTGGTGCGCGATGAAGAGGTGGATGGGATGAAACTTCAACGGATGGTGAAGGTGGGGCTTTGGTGCATTCAGGACGAGCCATCGGTTCGCCCTCTGATGAAGAAGGTGGTGCTTATGATGGAAGGGACAGTAGACATACCAGCTCCTCCTAGAGCTTCCTTTGCTAGTTCCATGTCTAGAGAGGCTCATAGCTAA
- the LOC117907280 gene encoding RNA-binding protein 2-like, whose amino-acid sequence MADRFWSRQYFGVPKRPRSDYDLPYSGLPSGNEVHNYLVQGDDFGGPRSVKDSKTVGLAYGQYFQDIPSFTSGAASDFRGVGLGTATGEAISGLSISGPAVMDHLEALDSDLPPSGRGRRFGHQLDAIIRPSRETVPLPPDASSTLYVEGLPPDSTRREVAHIFRPFVGYKEVRLVSKESKHRGRDPLVLCFVDFTSPACAATALSALQGYRINEHDCDSAQMRLQFSQYPDPRSGSGSRGKRKTSFKRGRPSRMKSHVLR is encoded by the exons ATGGCGGATAGGTTCTGGAGTAGGCAATACTTTGGCGTGCCCAAGCGGCCTCGATCAGACTATG ATCTCCCATATTCTGGATTGCCTTCAGGCAATGAGGTCCATAATTATTTAGTTCAAGGTGATGATTTTGGTGGCCCCCGATCTGTAAAGGACTCAAAGACTGTTGGATTGGCATATGGTCAATATTTCCAGGAT ATTCCTTCTTTTACTTCTGGAGCAGCTAGTGATTTTCGTGGGGTTGGGTTAGGAACAGCAACTGGTGAAGCAATATCTGGTCTTTCAATTTCTGGTCCTGCTGTTATGGATCATTTGGAGGCCCTGGATTCTGATCTACCACCAAGTGGTCGAGGCAGGCGTTTTGGTCATCAGCTGGATGCAATTATCAGACCAAGCCGGGAAACGGTTCCTCTACCTCCTGATGCATCCAGCACTCTTTATGTTGAGGGGCTTCCTCCTGACAGCACAAGGAGGGAAGTAGCTC ATATTTTTCGCCCATTTGTGGGGTATAAAGAAGTAAGACTCGTGAGCAAAGAATCCAAGCAT CGTGGTAGAGATCCTCTTGTCCTTTGTTTCGTGGATTTTACAAGCCCAGCCTGTGCTGCAACTGCATTGAGTGCTTTGCAAG GTTATAGGATCAACGAACATGATTGTGATTCTGCCCAAATGAGATTGCAGTTTTCTCAGTACCCAGATCCAAGGTCTGGCTCTGGATCCCGTGGGAAGCGCAAAACCAGCTTCAAGAGAGGGCGCCCAAGCAGAATGAAGTCTCATGTACTT CGCTGA
- the LOC117905454 gene encoding extensin-like, with the protein MASLIATLLVVTISLSLPSETSANYHYSSPPPPYYYKSPPPPPPVYKYKSPPPPPPVYSPPHHPPYKYKSPPPPPPVYKYKSPPPPPPVYSPPHHPPYKYKSPPPPHHPPYMYKSPPPPPPVYSPPHHPPYKYKSPPPPPPVYSPPHHPPYKYKSPPPPPPVYKYKSPPPPHKKPYKYKSPPPPPYKYKSPPPPPPVYKYKSPPPPPYKYKSPPPPPPVYKYKSPPPPHKKPYKYKSPPPPPYKYKSPPPPPPVYKYKSPPPPPYKYKSPPPPPPVYKYKSPPPPPKKPYMYHSPPPPPKKPYMYHSPPPPPPVYKYKSPPPPPPKKPYKYYSPPPPPYMYKSPPPPPPKYLYASPPPPHHYSIAQPNFLFVVRMGSGGKGAKGSSMASLFATLVMVIVYLSLPSGTSADEYENKSPPPYKYKSPPPPPPVYKYKSPPPPPPVHSPPPPPPPYKYKSPPPPPPVYKYKSPPPPSPPYKYKSPPPPPYKYKSPPPPPPVYKYKSPPPPPPPVYKYKSPPPPPYMYKSPPPPPPVYKYKSPPPPPPKYDYSSPPPPHHY; encoded by the exons ATGGCCTCTCTCATTGCCACTCTTCTGGTGGTCACCATTTCCCTAAGCTTGCCTTCTGAAACCTCTGCAAACTACCATTACTCATCTCCTCCACCGCCTTACTACTACAAGTCCCCGCCTCCCCCTCCACCTGTTTACAAGTATAAGTCTCCGCCACCACCTCCTCCGGTCTACTCCCCACCACACCACCCACCTTACAAGTACAAGTCTCCACCACCGCCGCCGCCGGTTTACAAGTACAAATCTCCACCCCCACCTCCTCCGGTCTACTCCCCACCACACCACCCACCTTACAAGTACAAGTCTCCACCCCCACCACACCACCCACCTTACATGTACAAGTCTCCACCCCCACCTCCTCCGGTCTACTCCCCACCACACCACCCACCTTACAAGTACAAGTCTCCACCCCCACCTCCTCCAGTCTACTCCCCACCACACCACCCGCCTTACAAGTATAAGTCTCCTCCGCCACCGCCACCGGTTTACAAATACAAGTCCCCACCACCACCGCACAAGAAGCCATACAAGTATAAGTCACCTCCTCCACCACCGTACAAGTACAAGTCTCCCCCACCTCCTCCTCCAGTTTACAAGTATAagtctccaccaccaccaccatatAAGTACAAgtctccaccaccacctcctccggTCTACAAGTACAAGTCCCCACCACCACCGCACAAGAAGCCATACAAGTATAAGTCACCTCCTCCACCACCGTACAAGTACAAGTCTCCCCCACCTCCTCCTCCAGTTTACAAGTATAagtctccaccaccaccaccatatAAGTACAAgtctccaccaccacctcctccggTCTACAAGTACAAgtccccaccaccaccacccaaGAAGCCATACATGTACCactctccaccaccaccacccaaGAAGCCATACATGTACCACTctccaccacctcctcctccaGTCTACAAGTACAAGTCCCCACCACCTCCACCGCCCAAGAAGCCATACAAGTACTactctccaccaccaccaccctaCATGTACAAGTCCCCACCACCCCCACCTCCTAAATACCTCTATGCATCACCTCCTCCTCCTCACCACTAC AGTATAGCTCAGCCAAATTTCCTTTTTGTAGTAAGAATGGGAAGTGGAGGGAAGGGAGCGAAGGGGTCTTCAATGGCTTCTCTCTTTGCCACTCTTGTAATGGTGATTGTCTATCTCAGTTTGCCATCTGGAACCTCTGCTGATGAATACGAGAACAAATCCCCACCACCTTACAAATACAAgtctccaccaccacctcctcccgTTTACAAGTACAAATCcccaccacctcctcctccgGTGCACTCTCcacccccaccaccaccaccttaCAAGTATAAGTCTCCGCCACCACCCCCACCAGTTTACAAGTACAAAtccccaccaccaccatcaccacctTACAAATACAagtctccaccaccaccaccttaCAAGTACAAGTCtccaccacctcctccaccaGTTTACAAGTACAAatccccaccaccaccacctccaccagTTTACAAGTACAAATCCCCACCCCCACCACCTTACATGTACAAGTCCCCGCCACCACCTCCTCCAGTTTACAAGTACAAGtctcctccaccaccacctcccaAATACGACTACTCTTCACCCCCTCCCCCTCACCACTACTAG